A region of the Mycobacterium sp. NBC_00419 genome:
TCGAATGGTGGATCGTCGACGGTGTCCTGCATTCGGACGCGGTTGCCGGTGCCGAGACGATCTGGGACGGCGGCTGGATCATCCCCGGGCTGGTCGACGCGCACTGCCATGTCGGGCTGGGTCCGCATGGCGAGACGCCGTTGGACGAGGCCATCGCACAGGCCGAGGCCGAACGGGCGGCCGGGGCTCTGCTGCTGCGGGATTGCGGATCGCCCACCGACACCCGCAGCCTCGACGACCATCACGACCTGCCGCGAATCATCCGGGCAGGCAAGCATTTGGCCCGTCCGAAACGCTATGGGCGCGGCCATGCCGTCGAACTCGAGGACGAGTGGCAGCTACCCGAGGCGCTGGCGGAGCAGGCCCGCGCCGGCGACGGCTGGGTGAAACTCGTCGGAGACTGGATCGACCGGTCGGTGGGGGACCTGGCACCGCTGTGGTCCGACGACGTGCTGCGCGCCGCCATCTCCGCCGCCCACGACGCCGGCGCCCGGGTCACCGCGCACGTGTTCAGCGAGGATGCCCTGCCGGGCCTGATCGCCGCGGGCATCGACTGCATCGAGCATGGCACCGGCCTCACCGACGATACGATCGCGATGATGGCCGACCATGGCACCGCGCTGGTGCCCACCCTGATCAATATCGACAATTTTCCGGAATTCGCCGATGCCGCAAGCAAATTCCCGGTCTACGCCGCGCATATGCGCGACCTGCACGCCCACTGCCCGCAGCGGATCTCCGCCGCCCGCGACGCCGGCATCCCCATCTATGCGGGCACGGACGCGGGCAGCAATGTCGAACACGGCCGAATCGCCGACGAGGTCGATGCGCTCAAGGGCATCGGGATGACCGCGACGGACGCTCTCGGTGCGGCCTGCTGGGACGCCAGACGCTGGCTGGGCCGACCGGCTCTGGCCGACGGAGCCTCGGCGGATCTGCTCTGCTTCCAACAAGATCCGCGCGATGGCGCAGACGTCCTGTCCCGCCCCGACCGGGTGATCCTGCGCGGCCGCGTGTTCTAGCCAGCGTTGCCCAGCAGCTTCCAGTCAGGATCGTCTGGCTGTGCCGTTGTCGCGGCGTTGCCGGGTCCGGTCGCGCCGACCGGGGCGATGGGCAACTCCAAACCGATCGTGTGATCGGTCGCGTCGGCGGGTTGGGCGGCTTCGTTACTCCCTACGCTCGGCCGTGAGACTCCCGGGCCGGGATGACCTGCCGCGGCCGCCGGCCCGGCCAGAATCAGCGAGCATGCCGCCAATCCGCCGCCGATCACAGCCACCAGGGACGTCTTGGTGCGCTTCATATCGATACTCCCTCGACCTTGTGACGCCACCCTCGGCGGCGTTCTGTACTGGATACGATCGGCCGTCGCGGGCACGACGTCTGTCCACCGTTCAGGCCCATCCGAGGAGGGTGTCGATATCCACCGATCGGGGGACGGGCGTCAGGCAGCGCCGTCGTCTTCGCGGTCTTTGAGCAGGCGTTCGGGGTGGTGGTAGGTGTTGATGCCGGCGCCGGGGAAGGGCAGTTGTGGTGGTGGGATCCATTCGGTGGTGCCGTCGGCGCGTTTTCGTACGCTCCAGCCTTCGTCGAGCAGTTTGTGGTCGGGTGGGCAGGCTTGGGTGAGTTTGTCGATGTTGGTCAGACCACCTTTGGCCCATTCGTCGATGTGGTGGACTTCTGTGCGGTAGCCGGGGGCGTCGCAGCCGGGCCGGGTACAGCCACGGTCCTTGTTGTGCAACATGATTCGTTGGTCGCCGGTGGCCAGACGCTTGGTGCGGCCCAACCAGAGGGCTTGGCCGGTGACCCCGTCGAACAGGGCGAGGTAGTGGTAGGCGTGGGTGGCCATGCGGATCACGTCGGACATTGGGATGAGGGTGCCGCCGGCGGTGACGGCTTGTCCGGTCTTGGCCTGAATGTCCTGCAGTGTGGTGGAGACGATGACGGTCACCGGTAGTCCGTTGTGTTGGCCGAGTTTCGGATCGCCGAGTTGTCCGCGCACCAGCGCGGTTAGCGCGTCGTGCCGGCGTTGGGGCACGCTGCGGGCATCCCGTTCGGCGACCTCGGCGCTGGGTTCGGTGGTGACGGTGGGGGTTTGGTCGGCGGGGTTGCACATGCCGGGGCCGGCGAACTTGGCGAACCAGGCGTCGAGCATGGCGCGGAGTTCGGGGTTGGCGATGAGTTTGCCGACGCTCATGCCGTCGGGGCGTTGTCCGCCGCACCAGCTGAATCCGCGTTTGCGGGCGCGGTCGTCGTCGGAGAAGGTGCCGTCGGGGTTGAGGGTCATCGCGAGGCGGGCAGCGACTTTCTCGAGCTGGTCGGGGCGCAGGCTCGTGGCGTGTTCAGCCAACGAGGCTTCGGCTTTCTCGATTGCGGCGGGCCCGACGTGGTCGGGCAGCTCGCGGAAGAACTTCTGGATGACGCGGAGGTGTTCGGCGTCGAGCAGGCCGTCGTGCCAGACCGTCGAGGTCGTCGGGAGCAGTGGCGGCAGTGGCTCACCGGTCAGGGTGGTGCGTGCCGCGAGCTCCTCGGCGTCGCGTAGGCGGCGGCGGGCCTCGCTGCGGCTGATCCGCAGCATGTCGGCCAGGCTGATCGGTGGCGGTGGGCAGCCCGGGATGTGCTGCAGGCGGGCCAGGTGATCGTGGCTGATCGCGATCTGGCGGCGCCGGGCGGATTCGAGCCGGTCGAGCACGTGGTAACGCTGCAGGTCCTCGACCGCATCCAGATCGCCGGCGGCGAGTTCGGCGACCAGGGTGTCGAGGTCGTCGAGAACCGCCATGATCGAACGCATGTTCGAAAGACTAGCGCCACGCACCGACAAAAAACGTGACCCGCTACTGCTGGGCGAAACCCCAGTCCAGCAGCGTTCGGCCCTGATCCCAGAGGGCGTCGTCGCTGTACATCATCACCGCGATCAGTCGCCTGCCGCCGCGCTGCGCGACCGCGACATAGGTCTCCTTGGCCAGGTTGGTGAAGCCGGTCTTACCTCCGATGAACCCCGGGTAGCTGGCCAGGAGGCGGTCATGGCTGGCGATCTGCTTGGCGCCGCCCTTCCCATCCGGGAACAGGGCGGTGCTCTGATGGATGATCTGGGCGAACAGCGGATAGTTCAGTGCTGCCCGGTAGATGACGCCCAGATCGTGCGGGCTGGTCACCGACTCCCAACCGGGCCCGTCGAGCCCGGACGGTGAGCCGGCTCGGGTGCTGCGGGCGCCGAGTTGGTAGGCCTTGATATTCATCCGCTGTATCGCGGCCTGGTAGCCGCCCACCATGTCGGCAAGCGCGTTGGCGGCATCGTTGCCCGACACCATGAGCAAGGCGTCGAGCAACTGCCGTGCGGTATAGACCGCCCCCGGCACCAAGCCGACGCAGGTGCACTCGACGTCGGTGTTGGCGGCCGTCGCGCGCATCGCCGCCGCCGGGTTGACCAGGTCCATCACGACCATCGCCAGCAGCGGCTTGATGGTGCTGGCGGGCGCGTACGCGCCGTAGGGATCACGCCCGCCGAGGATGCGCCCGCTGTCCAGATCGGCGACCAACGACGCCCGGGCCGGTCCATCCGGGGGAGCGACGAACGCGGCGCCGGGCAGCGGTTCGGCCGCGCCGGGTGCGGCTGAGAGCAGAGCCATCGAGGCCGCCGCCACGGCCAGCACAGTGCGGCGCAACCGCCCAGCGAACACACGCATGTGCGCCGAGGCTAACCGGGCAAGGACGCAGCGCGGGTTCGGCGAGGTCTCCGATTGATCGCAGATCCCATTTGCCCACATACCGGGGTTCACCAGCAGTAGCCTTTTTGCAGGCAACTGCCGTGGGATGTGGAATTCGAGCAGGTCGGGAGGACTTGTGAAGATCACGAAACTGGCGGGAATCGTCGCCGCCACCGCTGTGACGTTCGGCTTGGGCGCCGTCAACGCCGCCACGGCGTCGGCGACCGACAGCATCAGGGTGTACGGCGAGCAGGAGACCCTGAACGGGCCCAATGGCCTTCCCTACATCGGCTACGCGGTGGGCAAGCTCAAGCCCAGTTCAGATCCGGTGCCCCACAACGGCAAGTTGTATGCGGCCAAACTGGTCGTCGACGGGTTCGGTGGCAATTTCCCGGCGTTCGTCGAGAGGTTCGGCGCCCGCGCCGAGTCGGGCGATTTCTACCCGTCGATCTGGGGTGCTTCAAACACCGGCAAGCTCTACTTCGATGTCGTCGGTGACATCCCGAACAGCGTCGTCTTCAACGACGGCACTCGCGACCTGCTCGCCTGGGTGCCGGGTAAGCCCGGCAGCACCGCAGCGCCCGTGATCGTGCCGGAGGATGCCGAGGACTCATCGCAGGTTGTGCCGGATTCCCAGCAGGCAGCGACGGGTCCTGGGTCCGCCGATGGCAACTCGGCGATCGTGGCCACCCCCAATGACCTCGCTACCCCGCCGTTCCAGCTCACCGAGGGTGACGTCGCCCAGCCCGGCTTCAACGGTGGCGGCGAAGGGCCAGGCAGCGGCGGCCGCCGCTAGCTACAGTGCCGCGACGCTCTCGGATCGGCCCTGGGCGAAGCCCCAGTCCAGCAGCATGGCCGCCTGGTCCCAATAGGTCGGTCCACCTTCGTGGATCAGGCCGTACATCATCGCGATCACCAGCCGGCGGCCGCCACGGTCGGCGGCGCCGACGAAGGTCTTGCGGGCGGCGTCGGTGAAGCCGGTTTTGCCGCCGATCGCGCCGGGGTAGCGCACCAGCAGCTCGTCCTGGTTGACCAGCGGCTTGTCGCCGGTGTCGGTGGGGAACATGGCGACCGGCTGCGCGGTGATCTCGGCGAACACCGGATTGGCCATCGCGGCGCGGAAGATCGCGGCCAGATCGTGCGGGGTGGTCCAGCCGGGTCCGCCAGGTCCGTCGAGTCCCGACGGCGACGTGGCGTGGGTGTTGCTGGCCCCGATCGCGGCCGCCTTGGCGTTCATCTTGTCCACGGCCACCTGATAGCCGCCGATCATGTCGGCCAGGGTGTTCGCCGCGTCGTTCCCCGACACCAGCAGCACGGCGTCGAGCAGCTGGCGCGCGGTGTAGCTGCGGCCGGGTTTGACTCCGGCGCAGTTGCATTCCACCCGGGTTGCGGCCTCGTTGGCCACCACGGTGGCGTTCAGGTCGACCTCGTCGAGCGCGGTGAGCGCCAATAGCGTCTTGATGGTGCTGGCCGGGGGATGCGGGGCGTACATATCGCGGCCCGCCAGCACCTGCCCGGTGTCCATGTCGGCGACGATCCACGCCGGCGCGGGGCCGTCGGGAATCGGAAGCGAGCCGGGCGGCTGGTCGGTGTCGGCGATGGCCGGCGACCAGCCACCGATGACGGTGGTGATGATCAGGGCGAAAGATGCCGCGAGAGCGGCCAGGAGCCTCACCATGGGGTCCGAGCCTAACCCGGTCTGGGCGCAACGCCACATGCAGTGTTGAATCGGACGGGTGCTGAGCCTGGCGGAAATCTCGGACCGGCTGGAGATCCAGCAGTTGCTGATCGACTACTCCACCGCGATCGACAATCAACGCTTCGACGACCTCGACCGGGTCTTCACCCCGGACGCGCACATCGACTACACGGCGATGGGCGGGATCGCCGGCCCCTTCGGCGAAGTCAAAGCCTGGCTGGCCGAGGTGATGCCGAACTTCCCGGCGTACTACCACATGCTGGGCAACGTCGACGTGCGCATCGACGGCGACACCGCGACCTCGCGGTCGATCTGCTTCAACCCGATGAAACTCGGCGACGACGGCCAGATCATGTTCTGCGGGCTGTGGTACGACGACGAGTTCCTTCGCACCGCCGACGGCTGGCGGATGACCCGTCGTGTCGAGACCAAGTGCATCCAGAAGTTCTTCTGAGCGCCACCGCCGAAGCCGAAGTCGCCGCCGTCCGGGCCTTACTGGACACGCTGGGACTCGACGCGATCGTCGACGTGCACACCCACTTCATGCCCAAGCGGGTGATGGACAAAGTGTGGGCCTACTTCGACGGGATCGGGCCGCTCGTCGGTCGCCCCTGGCCCATCGAGTACCGGCTCGACGAGACCGAACGGGTCCAGCGGCTACGGCAGTTCGGTGTCAGCGCCTTCACGTCGCTGGTGTACCCGCACAAGCCGGACATGGCCGAGTGGCTCAACTCGTGGGCCACCCAGTTCGCTGCGCAGGTGCCGGAATGCCTGCACACCGCGACGTTCTACCCCGAACCCTCGGCGCCGGAATATGTGCGCCGGGTGATCGAGGCAGGGGCGCGGGTCTTCAAGGCCCACATCCAGGTCGGTGACTACGCCCCGACAGACCCGTTACTCGAACCGGTGTGGGCGCTGCTGGAGGAGACGCAGATCCCGACGGTGATCCACGCCGGCTCCGGGCCCCAGCCGGGTCGGTACACCGGCCCCGGCCCCGTCGCGGAGGTTCTGCGCCGGCATCCCGAACTCCGGTTGATCGTCGCCCACATGGGGCTGCCCGAGTACCGGGAGTTCATGGAGCTGGCCCTGAGTCATCCCGGCGTCTACCTCGACACGACGATGGCGTTCACCACGTTCATCGAGCAGACCGAACCATTTCCGCCCGATGCGCGGCCGACGCTTGTCGCGCTGTCCGAGAAGGTGCTGTTCGGTAGCGACTTCCCCAACATCCCGTACTCGTATCAGCACGCACTCGAGTCGATCACCGGTCTGGGTCTCGGTGACCAGTGGTGCCGCAACGTGCTCCACGACAACGCGAAACGGCTGTTTTGGCCGATCAGCGCCGGTGCCGGCGATTAACACCTGATCACGGCGATCTGGCACAATGGGCGGCTGTCCGCGCGCGGCTTCTTCGGATGCGCCGCCCCGCGGTCACACACGTGAGGCAAAACCGGATCGGGCATCCGCCCGCATCGCTGAATTGCAGCGTGGCATATGTATCAGGAGTAGTAGTTCATGGCTGTCAAGATCAAGCTCACCCGGCTTGGCAAGATCCGCAATCCCCAGTACCGCATCGCCGTGGCCGACGCGCGCACCCGTCGTGACGGGCGTTCCATCGAGGTCATCGGCCGGTACCACCCCAAGGAAGATCCGAGCCTCATCGAGATCGACTCCGAGCGCGCCCAGTACTGGCTGTCCGTGGGTGCTCAGCCCACCGAGCCCGTCCTGCAGCTGCTGAAGATCACCGGTGACTGGCAGAAGTTCAAGGGTCTGCCCGGCGCCGAGGGCACCCTGAAGGTCAAGGAGCCCAAGCCGAGCAAGTTGGATCTCTTCAACGCCGCGCTCGCCGCCGCCGACGGTGCGCCGTCCGGCGAGGCCACCCAGCCCAAGAAGAAGAAGGCTCCGGCCAAGAAGGCCGACGAGGCCGAACCGGCCGCTGAGCCCGCCGCCGAGGTTGTCGAGGCCGCCGAGCCCGCCGCCGAGGTTGCCGAGGCCACCGAGACCGCTGAAGCCGCCGCAGAATGAGTTCGGCCGTCGTCGACGCCGTGGAGCATCTGGTCCGCGGGATCGTCGACAATCCTGACGACGTCCGTGTCGACATGGTCACCAGCCGTCGCGGCCGGACCGTGGAGGTTCACGTCCACCCCGAGGATCTCGGCAAGGTGATCGGCCGCGGCGGTCGCACCGCCACTGCGCTGCGCACCCTGGTCGCCGGAATCGGCGGCCGCGGTATCCGCGTGGACGTGGTCGACACCGACCAGTAGGTCGTGCGGGCACGAGCGAAGCGACCCGGGGAGGAGAGCCGGCATGGAGCTGGTCGTCGGGCGTGTGGTGAAAGCCCACGGCATCACCGGTGAACTCGTCGTCGATGTCCGCACGGACGAGCCAGAGGAGCGTTTCACCCCTGGTAATCGCTTGCGGCTGAGGCCTTCTCGCGGTGAGGGCGGACGCGACGTGGTCATCGAGACTGCCCGTCCACACGGCGGACGGCTGCTGGTCCGGTTGCCAGGGGTGTCCGACCGCAACGCGGCGGATGCGCTGCGGGGCCATCTGTTCGTGGTCGACTCCGGTGAGTTGCCGCCGATTGCTGATCCCGACGAGTTCTACGACCACCAACTCGAGGGTCTGGTGGTGCGTAGCGTCGATGGCGTGGACGTCGGGACAGTGGCCGAGGTGCTGCACACCGGCGCCGGTGAACTGCTGTCGGTGCGTGACCAGGACGGTGCCGAAATCCTGGTTCCGTTCGTCAGCGCCATCGTCACCTCGGTGTCACTGGCCGACGGAATCGTCGAGATCGATCCTCCCGAAGGCCTGTTGAACCTGGACGACGTCGCAGGCTGAGATGCGCATCGACGTCGTCACCATCTTCCCGTCTTATCTCGACCCGGTCCGGGAGTCGTTGCCCGGCAAGGCTATCGAGTCCGGCATCGTCGAATTCGGTGTGCACGATCTGCGCCGGTGGACGCATGACGTGCACCGCTCCGTTGACGACTCGCCCTACGGCGGTGGTCCGGGCATGGTCATGAAGGCGCCGGTCTGGGGCGCCGCCCTTGACGAGATCTGCACCGATACAACACTTCTGGTGGTTCCCACGCCCGCGGGCCGGCCGTTCAACCAGGCAATGGCCCAACGCTGGACGGGCGAGCAGCATCTGGTGTTCGCGTGCGGCCGCTACGAAGGCATCGACCAGCGTGTGATCGACGACGCCGCCACCCGAATGCGGGTCGAAGAGGTCTCGATCGGCGACTACGTGCTGGCCGGTGGTGAGGTCGCTACCCTGGTGATGATCGAGGCTGTGGTTCGGCTGCTGCCCAACGTGATGGGGAATCCGGCTTCGCACCAAGACGATTCACATTCCCCCGAGAATGACGGCCTGCTCGAGGGGCCGAGCTACACCCGGCCGCCGGAGTGGCGGGGTCTGCCCGTCCCCGAGGTGCTGCTGTCGGGGGATCACGCCAAGATCAGGGCATGGCGCCACGAGCAGGCGCTGCAACGTACGCGGGAACGGCGTCCGGATCTGTTGGGCGAGTAAGCCCTAGATCCGGCCGCCGGGGAACATCGTCTGGATGGCCTGGGTCATCGTGTTGCGGGCGGTCGTGTCATCGACCGGTTGCAACGAGGCCATCGCGATGACGAAGCGTCGGTCGGGCCCGATCACACCGGTCGACATGTGCAGCCAGTTGTTCCCGTTCCAGCCGGGCATCCAACCCTGTTTCACCGCAACGGGTTCGGCGAACAGCCCATCCGGAATGCCGAACCGCTGCGGGTAACCGTCCAAGCCATTCGGTGTCGAGGCGGACAGGTCGGACAGAATGACGGCGGCCTGCTCGGGCGGCAGACCGCCCGCGCCGTCGAGCAGCATGTCGTAGTAACGGACGAGATCTGCGGTGGTGCTCATGGTGGTCCACCAGTGCCCGTCGTAGGGCGCTGTGGTGCCGGTGAGGCCGTAACGGGCCTTGACCCGGTTGACGACAGCGTTGCCGCCGCTCTCACTCCAGAAGATCTCGGCCGCGTTGTCGTCCGATGAGCGCAGCATCACGTCGAACTGCTGGCGTTCCTCCGGGCTGAGCTGACGCTGGCCCTTGGCGACCTGCAGCAGCAGGTCGTCGGCGATGAACAGCTTGCTCACCGAGGCGATCGGAAACGCGCCGCCGTCGCCGCCAGAGATGGTCTGGCCGGTTGTGCGATCCAGGAGGGTGAAGCTGATGTCGGCGCCCTTCTTGGCGGCGTCGGCGGCAGCCTGCCGGGCTCGGGCGTCGAGGCCCAGGATCGTCTCCGGCGGGGCCGCTGGGGCAGGTGCCGGCACGGGGGCTTCGGGAATCAGGTTCGGGTCGGCGCTGAGCAAGGTGACCCGCTGCGGTGCACCATCTTCTGCTCCGGCATTGACCTGCGCCGACGAGGCGCCGGCCAGCACGCCGATCAATGCTGCGGCTGTACCGGTGACCAGCACCGACGGACGCCGTCGCATGGTCTTCTCCTTGTCGGGATTCGTGGTACGCAGTGGAAGGGCCTTGCCGCGTCGCCGCCCGTCAGTTCAGGTTAACCGTACCTTTTGTACACCGCACTGTTAGCGCGGCGGTACATCCCCGTGACCTCGGCGGGTCGCCGGCGGGTCGGGCGATTTCACTGCTCGCGACCCATCTGGCACAATTGAGCAGTTGCCCGCGCGGGCCGGACTTCTTTCCGCCTGCTGCGACACAGACCACGTGCCCGAATCCATCGGCTCGACGGCCGCCTGCGCCCCGTGTGCAGGTTGCCGGCCGCAGCCGCGAACGCAAGGAAGTGTCACCGATGAACACGCTGGACTTCGTCGATCAAGCGTCGCTGCGCGACGACATCCCGACCTTCAGCCCCGGCGACACCGTGAATGTTCACGTGAAGGTCATCGAGGGCAACAAGTCGCGCATCCAGGTCTTCAAGGGTGTGGTGATCCGTCGTTCCGGCGGTGGCATCCGCGAGACCTTCACCGTGCGCAAGGAGAGCTACGGCGTCGGCGTCGAGCGCACCTTCCCGGTGCACTCGCCCAACATCGACCACATCGAGGTCGTCACCCGCGGTGACGTCCGGCGCGCCAAGCTCTACTACCTGCGCGAGCTGCGGGGCAAGAAGGCCAAGATCAAGGAGAAGCGCTGAGCTTCGACATGGGCTGCGGAGAAGCGCTGAGCTTCGACATGGGCTGGAGTGAAGCGCTGAGCTTCGTGCCGGCACCGCTGGCTACGCTGATCTCGTGACCGACACCGCAGACTCGGCCGACTCCACGCCGGAGCAGTCCACCAAGACGGACAACCCGGACGACACCACGAGCGATCAGCCGCAGAAGAAGCACTCTGCGCTTCGCGAGGGTGCCATCCTCGTCGGCATCGCCCTGGTCCTCTACTACGTGATGCTCACGTTCGTGGCGCGTCCGTATCTGATTCCGTCGGAGTCCATGGAGCCCACCCTGCACGGGTGCAACGGCTGCACCGGCGACCGGATCATGGTCGACAAGGTCACCTACCGGTTCAGCTCGCCGGAACCCGGTGACGTCATCGTCTTCAAGGGCCCGCCGAACTGGAACGTGGGCTACAAGTCGATCCGCTCGGACAACGCAGCGATCCGCACGGTGCAGAACGCGCTGTCTTTCGTCGGCTTCGTTCCGCCGGACGAGAACGATCTGGTCAAGCGAGTCATCGCGGTCGGCGGCCAGACCGTGCAGTGCCGTGCCGATTCGGGCCTGACCGTCGACGGTAAGCCGCTCAAGGAGCCCTACCTCAACGCCCAGACCATGATGGCCGACCCGCTGGTCTACCCCTGCCTGGGTAACGAGTTCGGTCCGGTCAAGGTGCCGGACGGCCGGCTGTGGGTGATGGGGGACAACCGCACCCATTCGGCGGATTCGCGCGCCCACTGCACCAGCACACCCGCCGACGCCCAGAAGGGCATCCTGTGCACCGGGGACCCGGTGACGGGCACCGTGCCGGTGAGCAATGTGATCGGCAAGGCGCGGTTCATCGCCTGGCCGCCGGCTCGGTGGGGTGGAGTGACCTCGGTCGACCCGCAGCAGGGCTGACTCGTGCCCGCGATGACGTGGCCGCCGCGCACAGTGATCCGCAAATCGTCGGGTCTGCGCACCCTGGAGTCCGCGCTGTACCGCAGCGGCCTGGGGCCGGTGGCCGGGGTCGACGAAGTCGGACGGGGCGCCTGTGCCGGTCCGCTGGTGGTCGCGGCCTGTGTGCTCGGGCCCAACCGGTTCGAAAGCCTCGCCGCGCTCGACGATTCGAAAAAGCTCACCGAGAAGTCGCGCGAGGAGCTGTTTCCGCTGATCCGCCGCTATGCGCTGGCCTATCACGTGGTGTTCATCCCCGCCGCGGAGGTGGACCGACGCGGTGTGCACGTCGCCAACATCGAGGGCATGCGCCGGGCCGTAGCCGGGCTGTCACTGCGGCCCGGATACGTCCTGTCCGACGGTTTCCGGGTGCCCGGGTTGCCGATGCCGTCGCTGCCCGTGGTGGGCGGAGACGCGGCGGCAGCGTGTATCGCGGCGGCCAGCGTTCTGGCCAAGGTGAGCAGAGATCGGTTGATGGTGGCGATGGAGGCCGAACATCCGGGCTATGGTTTCGCCGACCACAAGGGGTACAGCACTCCGGCCCACAGTGCGGCGCTCACCGCACTGGGCCCGTGCAGCCAGCATCGCTACTCCTTCATCAATGTCCGACGGCTGGCGGCTGGTGCGGGTACCCACGTGGTCGCAGAGTGCGCACCGGCGCAGCGTGCCGGACAGGGGTGAGTCAAGATGGACTACGACCACGAGCAGACAAGAGGACCGCTGAGCCGATGAGTGCCGAAGATCTCGAAAAGTACGAAACCGAGATGGAACTCTCGTTGTACCGCGAATACAAGGACATCGTCGGTCAGTTCAGCTACGTCGTAGAAACGGAGCGCCGTTTCTATCTAGCAAACAGTGTTGAAATGGTTCCGCGGAACACTGACGGCGAGGTCTACTTCGAATTGCGGCTCACCGATGCGTGGGTGTGGGACATGTACCGACCGGCACGTTTCGTCAAGCAGGTACGTGTTATCACTTTCAAAGACGTGAACATCGAGGAAGTCGAGAAGCCCGAACTCCGCCTCCCTGAGTGACTTTGTGCCCCTATGTAATTGCGCAAGGCACTATTCGGCAGTAAATGCTTTTCTCCTGAGTTAATCTCGGCAGGAGCTACAGCGTGAGGGGTGCGCTGGGCTTTTCTCGGGGGGATCATGAAGCACGCGAACTATGTCGGCAGGGTCGGCGCACTCGCGGTCGCGTTGGGCATCGGCGGGGCCATGGCCGGTGGAATCGCGATCGCCGAGGCCAGCCCGTCCTCCGATGGCGCCACATCGGCCACCGGGAGCGCCGCGCCGCACGGTACGGCGGCATCACGGAAGTCCACGGCCCGCCGTCAGGGCGCCGCCGGACCGCGCAGGCCGGTCGTACTCCAGGCTGCCGCCCCGGCTACCACGGTGACCACCCCGTCGGCCGCCGCCGGCCACAGCCGGGTGGTGGACATCCCCGGGACGGCGGTGTCCGCAGCGACGCCGGTGACGGCCGCGGCGTCGGCCACCGCGACATCCACCACGCCGACCACCGCCACCACGTCGGCCCAGACCGCCGCGCAAAGCGGAGGGGTGATCGGCTGGTTCCAGCGCACGTTCTTCAACTCGACGCCGGTGATCACCCCGCAGACGGTCCCGCTGACGCTGACCACGGGGCAGACCAGCCAGCCGTTCCAGCTCGACGCCACTGACCCCGACGGCGACACCCTGACCTACACGGTGGCCAACTCCGGCGTCGGCACCGGTGGCGGCACCTTGGCGACCTCCGGTGACACCGCCACCTACACGCCCCCGTCCTCATGGGGCGGGTTGACCTCCTACGACGACACGTTCACCGTCACTGCCTCTGACGCCGACAGTGGATTCCACATCCACGGGCTCTCGGGTCTGCTGAGCATGCTGACGTTCGGCTTGCTCGGCGATCCGGGCCATACCGCCACCAGCACCGTCACCGTGCACGTCACGCCGGCCACGCCGGTGCCACCTGACGT
Encoded here:
- the rpsP gene encoding 30S ribosomal protein S16, which produces MAVKIKLTRLGKIRNPQYRIAVADARTRRDGRSIEVIGRYHPKEDPSLIEIDSERAQYWLSVGAQPTEPVLQLLKITGDWQKFKGLPGAEGTLKVKEPKPSKLDLFNAALAAADGAPSGEATQPKKKKAPAKKADEAEPAAEPAAEVVEAAEPAAEVAEATETAEAAAE
- a CDS encoding RNA-binding protein, which encodes MSSAVVDAVEHLVRGIVDNPDDVRVDMVTSRRGRTVEVHVHPEDLGKVIGRGGRTATALRTLVAGIGGRGIRVDVVDTDQ
- the rimM gene encoding ribosome maturation factor RimM (Essential for efficient processing of 16S rRNA) gives rise to the protein MELVVGRVVKAHGITGELVVDVRTDEPEERFTPGNRLRLRPSRGEGGRDVVIETARPHGGRLLVRLPGVSDRNAADALRGHLFVVDSGELPPIADPDEFYDHQLEGLVVRSVDGVDVGTVAEVLHTGAGELLSVRDQDGAEILVPFVSAIVTSVSLADGIVEIDPPEGLLNLDDVAG
- the trmD gene encoding tRNA (guanosine(37)-N1)-methyltransferase TrmD yields the protein MRIDVVTIFPSYLDPVRESLPGKAIESGIVEFGVHDLRRWTHDVHRSVDDSPYGGGPGMVMKAPVWGAALDEICTDTTLLVVPTPAGRPFNQAMAQRWTGEQHLVFACGRYEGIDQRVIDDAATRMRVEEVSIGDYVLAGGEVATLVMIEAVVRLLPNVMGNPASHQDDSHSPENDGLLEGPSYTRPPEWRGLPVPEVLLSGDHAKIRAWRHEQALQRTRERRPDLLGE
- the rplS gene encoding 50S ribosomal protein L19, which encodes MNTLDFVDQASLRDDIPTFSPGDTVNVHVKVIEGNKSRIQVFKGVVIRRSGGGIRETFTVRKESYGVGVERTFPVHSPNIDHIEVVTRGDVRRAKLYYLRELRGKKAKIKEKR
- the lepB gene encoding signal peptidase I — encoded protein: MTDTADSADSTPEQSTKTDNPDDTTSDQPQKKHSALREGAILVGIALVLYYVMLTFVARPYLIPSESMEPTLHGCNGCTGDRIMVDKVTYRFSSPEPGDVIVFKGPPNWNVGYKSIRSDNAAIRTVQNALSFVGFVPPDENDLVKRVIAVGGQTVQCRADSGLTVDGKPLKEPYLNAQTMMADPLVYPCLGNEFGPVKVPDGRLWVMGDNRTHSADSRAHCTSTPADAQKGILCTGDPVTGTVPVSNVIGKARFIAWPPARWGGVTSVDPQQG
- a CDS encoding ribonuclease HII; this encodes MTWPPRTVIRKSSGLRTLESALYRSGLGPVAGVDEVGRGACAGPLVVAACVLGPNRFESLAALDDSKKLTEKSREELFPLIRRYALAYHVVFIPAAEVDRRGVHVANIEGMRRAVAGLSLRPGYVLSDGFRVPGLPMPSLPVVGGDAAAACIAAASVLAKVSRDRLMVAMEAEHPGYGFADHKGYSTPAHSAALTALGPCSQHRYSFINVRRLAAGAGTHVVAECAPAQRAGQG
- a CDS encoding DUF2469 domain-containing protein, producing MSAEDLEKYETEMELSLYREYKDIVGQFSYVVETERRFYLANSVEMVPRNTDGEVYFELRLTDAWVWDMYRPARFVKQVRVITFKDVNIEEVEKPELRLPE